A single window of Bordetella genomosp. 11 DNA harbors:
- a CDS encoding aldolase — protein sequence MSAQPDSLPHSSETLALRADLALALRAAAHHGLEEGVCNHFSVALPDGSDRFLINPRGLHWSEIDSDDIVMVDAKGAKLAGQHDVEATAMFIHAAIHRIARKTCVLHTHMPYATSLTLTARRGLDTRLSQNAMRFHGRVAIDPRYDGLALDTAEGERIARAMSGADVLFLGNHGVVVCGERIDYAYDDLYFLERACQAEVLALSTGLPLEPVPETMARHVAMQIQGERLQSTLFFESLRRRLPTIGR from the coding sequence ATGTCCGCCCAACCCGATAGCCTCCCCCACTCTTCAGAGACCCTGGCCCTGCGGGCCGACCTGGCGCTGGCCTTGCGCGCGGCCGCGCATCACGGGCTGGAGGAAGGGGTCTGCAACCACTTCAGCGTCGCCCTGCCCGACGGCAGCGACCGCTTCCTGATCAATCCGCGCGGCCTGCACTGGAGCGAGATCGATTCCGACGACATCGTCATGGTCGACGCCAAGGGCGCCAAACTCGCCGGACAGCACGACGTCGAAGCGACCGCCATGTTCATTCATGCGGCGATCCATCGCATCGCGCGCAAGACCTGCGTGTTGCACACGCACATGCCATACGCCACGTCGCTGACGCTGACCGCGCGCCGGGGCCTGGACACGCGGCTGTCGCAGAACGCCATGCGTTTCCATGGCCGGGTGGCGATCGATCCCCGCTACGACGGGCTGGCGCTCGACACCGCGGAAGGCGAACGCATCGCGCGGGCCATGAGCGGCGCCGACGTGCTCTTCCTGGGCAATCACGGCGTGGTCGTCTGCGGCGAACGGATCGACTACGCCTACGACGATCTCTATTTCCTGGAGCGGGCATGCCAGGCCGAAGTGCTGGCGCTGTCCACGGGCCTGCCGCTGGAGCCGGTGCCCGAAACCATGGCACGCCATGTGGCCATGCAGATACAGGGCGAGCGGCTGCAATCCACGCTGTTTTTCGAATCCCTGCGCCGCCGCCTGCCCACCATCGGACGTTGA
- a CDS encoding MetQ/NlpA family ABC transporter substrate-binding protein, which yields MLLAGLATVLMAAAPALAADKLIVAATQVPHAEILAFVKPALAKEGVDLDIKVFSDYVQPNVQLVDKQVDLNFFQHQPYLDTFNQDRKANLVAIAKVHVEPFGAYSRKIANVSELKTGATVAIPNDPTNGGRALILLQKQGLIKLKDPKNIRATPLDVVENPRKLKFQELEAAMLPRSLDDVDLALINTNYALEAGLVPTKDALFIEGPDSPYANILVARPDNKDKPAVQKLVKALHTPELRQFILDKYKGAVVPAF from the coding sequence ATGCTCCTGGCCGGCCTGGCCACTGTCCTGATGGCCGCCGCGCCGGCCCTCGCGGCCGACAAACTGATCGTCGCCGCCACGCAGGTGCCGCACGCGGAAATCCTGGCCTTCGTCAAGCCAGCCTTGGCGAAAGAGGGCGTGGACCTGGACATCAAGGTATTCAGCGACTATGTGCAGCCGAACGTACAGCTGGTGGACAAGCAGGTGGACCTGAACTTCTTCCAGCACCAGCCCTACCTGGATACCTTCAACCAGGACCGCAAGGCCAACCTGGTCGCGATCGCGAAGGTGCACGTCGAGCCTTTCGGCGCCTATTCGCGGAAGATTGCCAACGTGTCGGAACTGAAGACCGGCGCGACCGTGGCCATTCCCAATGACCCCACCAATGGTGGCCGCGCCCTGATCCTTCTGCAGAAGCAGGGGCTGATCAAGCTGAAGGACCCGAAGAATATCCGCGCGACGCCGCTGGATGTGGTCGAGAATCCCAGGAAGCTGAAATTCCAGGAGCTCGAAGCCGCCATGCTGCCGCGTTCGCTGGACGATGTGGACCTGGCGCTGATCAACACCAACTATGCACTGGAGGCCGGCCTGGTGCCGACCAAGGACGCGCTGTTCATCGAGGGGCCCGACTCGCCCTATGCCAACATCCTGGTGGCGCGGCCGGACAACAAGGACAAGCCGGCGGTGCAGAAGCTGGTCAAGGCCTTGCACACGCCCGAGCTACGGCAGTTCATCCTGGACAAGTACAAGGGCGCTGTCGTTCCCGCGTTCTGA